The DNA segment GGGACCGTCTTCGGCACCTCGTTCGTCAGCGATGTGACCGAGGAGGACGGGCCGCGCTGGCTGCCCGACTACATCTACGCGGGCGCCAACCGCTACGTCTGCATCCTCCGCTTCACCGTCCGCACGGACTGACACGACACCGCGCGCCTCAGCGTCCGCCCGGCTGACACGTCGCAGCGCCACCCCCCGCACGGCACGGCACTACAGCTCGCCGCCCATACGGCACGGCACGGCACCACAGCCCACCGTCCGTCCGGCAGCACCAACACCAGCTGGTCGCACCAGCCGGGCCGGTCGCTCCGCGATACGGACCGCCTCCGCCGTACGGACCCCATCCCGCGTACGCACAGGCCCACCGGGCCGCGTCACGCCTCCCCCTGAACCGGGCCCCGCCGAACCGAACGGCGGGGCCTTCGCCGTATCCGCCCCGGACACGGCGGCCCCACACGGGGCAACTCCCTGGAAAGGAAGCCACCTTCATGGCTGGTAACAACTCGTCCGAGATCCGCATCGCCGGTACGGGCCGCATCCTCGTGGCCCCGGCCGGCACTCCCGCGCCGACCGCGTTCTCGGCCGACCCGTCGGCCGACTGGGACAGCGCGGTGTGGCGGGACCTCGGATACACCTCCACCGACGGCGTGACCTTCTCCAAGAAGGACAAGCTCGACCCGGTGGAGACGTGGCAGGCGGTCAGCCCGGCCCGTTTCATCTACGCGGACCGTGATCTGACGCTGAAGTTCGCCATGCTCCAGTTCAACGAGGACACCCTGCCGTTCTTCATGGGCGGTGACACCGTGACCGCGGTGAACGCCACCACCAACCCGGGCGTCTACACGTACAACGTGCCGGACGGCCCGCAGTTCGACGAGCGCGCACTCGGCCTGGAGTTCCACGACGGCGCGGACGTCACCTACCGCTTCGTCATCCCGCGTGGCCAGG comes from the Streptomyces sp. NBC_01471 genome and includes:
- a CDS encoding phage tail protein, which gives rise to MAGNNSSEIRIAGTGRILVAPAGTPAPTAFSADPSADWDSAVWRDLGYTSTDGVTFSKKDKLDPVETWQAVSPARFIYADRDLTLKFAMLQFNEDTLPFFMGGDTVTAVNATTNPGVYTYNVPDGPQFDERALGLEFHDGADVTYRFVIPRGQVTASDDIKLARKAAASLGVTFTALSSGETQPLATFVMKDPSYALV